A segment of the Delphinus delphis chromosome 20, mDelDel1.2, whole genome shotgun sequence genome:
ACCCAAGTCAGATCATATCCCTTCTCTGTTCAGGACCCTCCATCTCATTCAGAGTAAAAGTCAAAGTTCTCACCCCAAGGTCCCACATAATTTGCCTTGTTAACCTCCCTGCCCTCatctcctcccactctcccctcctcacTCTGTCTCGACCACATTCCTCAGTGTTTCTGCAACCCTCCTTACTTTTCCtggctcagggcctttgcacctaaAATCCTAGCTGACTGGAACTTTCTTCCTCCAGATAGGAGCATGCCTCACTCCTTAccggatggggcttccctggtggcacagtggttgagaatctgcctgccaatgcaggggactcgggttcaagccctggtccgggaagatcccacatgccgcagagcaactaagcctgtgtgccacaactactgagcccacgtgccacaactcctgaagcccgcgcgcctagagcccgtgcttcgcagcaagagaggccactgcaacgagtagaccccactcaccgcaactagagaaagcctgcacacacaagatccaatgcagccaaaaaataattaattaatttttaagaaaagtcaCTGGATGCATTCCTTGACCACCTCGTAAgcagtttcacacacacacacaccccacacacccccGTCCCAGCACCAGTCCCTGTCCCCCTTCCCTGCTTGTTATTTTCTCTGAAGCACTTATTGCCGTCTATCATTCAGCATGCTTTTAATAACTTGTCtggtgtctgtttcccccagtggaAGATGAGCTCCAGGATTTGTGTGTCTTGTTCCctactgtatccccagtgcctagaacagtgcctggtacattcaGGCGCACAACAAATGCTTTTCCAATGTATGAATGGGAGTCCAGAGTCGGCCCCTGTTCTTGGGGATGGAAAtggatcagggaaggcttttgAGTGTAGAGGGAATCTTAGGGAGCTAACTAGGAATAGAGAAGAGAAGCAGAGGGCATAGCCCGTGCGAAAGTTTGGGGATAAGCCCTGATTACTGGGGTGATCGCACCAGTAAAAGGGAAGTGGGGAGCGTATTTTGGGTAGCGAACGCTGCACAGGTCAAGGCAGCTCGAAGGACGGTCGAGGGGGCTGTGCCCTGAGAGGCTCAGAAATCTCCGCCCACAGCGCTCACACCAGGCTCCGGGCGGGGCTGAGGCTCCGAGGGGCGGGGCTGCGTGGTTGCATCACGCAGTGTACGTCGCCGCGCGCGTGCGCTCCTTTCCACGTGCGAAAGCCCCAGACGCGTGGACCCGGGGAAGTCGCAGATTACTGAGCCGTGCAGCTCCACGCTCGCTATGAAGCCAGGTGGAGGCCGGGGTTGGGGTCGGAGCTCAGGACTGGGATCCGGCGGGGATCGGGGTGCCGGGCCGGAACGGAGGGGCGGGGTCCTGGCCTGGGGGCAAGGATTCTGAGCCCTGGATCCGGTCTCTTGTGGGGAAGGGGTCTTGTTCCGGTCTCTTGTGGGGATGGGAGGGCTTGGTTCCGCCCTGTGATCGAACCTGAGCCTGGGGTTCGGGTTCCTGGTCTAGAGGTTTGTGATTGACTTCTCAGAGGTCACGGTCGTTAGTAGAGAGTCTTGGGCGTAGAATTGAGGGTGTCCTGAACTGGGATTCGTTTCATTGAGGCAGTCATTAGGGGTCTTGGATATTGGGCCGCGGGCGGCAGTCGAGGGTACTGAACCAGAATCTAGATCCAGGCATCCGGGGTCTTGGATCTCTGGGCGTGGGATTTGGGGATTTGTCCTGATTGGGAGGCGGAGAGCCCCCGGTCTTGGGTGCGGGGGCTGGGCCTTCTAGGACCCCATATGCTCCCCAGTCGCTGCCGCAACAGCAGTACCCTTGGCTTCAAACCTAGCTTCTCAGAGAGGGCCGGCATAGATGAGTATTCCCGGCTTGCCCTCCCTGGCCCACTTTCCCGCTCTCTACTCTCCGGAGGGGGGCGGGTCCCTGAGAATGGAGTGGAGCTCCTGGGCCTAGTGATTCTCAAGTCGCGGTGAGAGGTGAGGTGAAACTTCACACGCCCAGTATAGGATTATCGTGGGGTGGGCAAGGCAGGTAATCACAGGGCGTGAGTGGTTTTATTCATTCCGATTTTACTCGAGATTTTGATGAACCCTCCACACCTCCCTCCTAGTGGAATGATGAGAGTCCTGGCTTTGACAGCAGAAGGGCCTCAGTTCAAAGTTTCAATCCTTACtatgcttaacttactgtgtgacgttgggcaagtggctttacctctctgagcctcagttatctcatcaataaaatggcaCCCAGTTCTAATTTAGTGAGAGCATGTTAAGAAAAAATAGCacatggtggtaatcattttgcaatatatgtgtaTCAGATCAACaggttgtacactttaaacttacacaatgttacagTTTGCAGTTATGTCTCATATAGCACGGTGCTTGACATATAATAGTATTTTCTCTAATTGTTATCTTTCTTCTCAAGGGGAGCAAAATTAGGGTCCTTCTCCCTGGTGTCTCAGCTCTTCCTGAATCAGGCcgagcccctctcccctccccgcaaCTTGGTCCCCTGGAGTTGGGGAAATCTTCTGCCATGACTGAAAGGGTCTGTTTCCTAGTAcaggtttccttttttccttccttccccccacacTTCAGCCTGTGGAGAGATGGGGTCATCTGGGGGGGGCAGAATTTGTGGGTCCATGCCCCCTCTcaagttccctttctcttcagtGTTTACGGATCTACTGGTGGAATAGGCAGTGCCAGGCAGTGTGGCTCCCACTGAGACCCGGACAAGCCTGCAGGCATCCTGTGCTCTGATTGTGCCAGGAATGGAGGATACGCCTTCCCAACCCTTCCCTCACTGTGTTAGGGTAAGAAGTTGTAGAAGTTGTCCGGAGTCAGCTCTTTAGCGAGGATTTTCGTCTGGTTGAGAGAGGAAGCCTTTGGGAGATTTTGAGCAGGGACCTGAGGTCAGTCAGACTGGACTGAGACCTTTAAAAGGATCCTTCTTGCTTCTGTGTGCAAAAGACTTTCGGGGAACAAGAGTGAAAGTAGACACATCAGTGGGAAGTTTGTTGCTGTCATCTACTAGGAGATGatgtggcttggaccagggtggtaGCAATGGACCTGGCTGACAGATTGTCAgggaatatattttgaagatagagccAACAGCTTGTATGTGGGTGTGAGAGAGAGGGGTCAAGGACAGTGAAGGGTTTTGGCGTGTGTAACTGGAGGGGTAGAGTTTCCAGTTTTGAGATGGGGAAGGCTGTGGCAGGAGAGCAGTTTTACActggggtcggggagggggtCTGTGGACCCTCCAGCCAAAACTTAATAGATAAAGGTATGtgaatgtgcatttttctgaGGAGTGGGTACTTTCAGTACATTTTTCTAAGAACCCCAGGACCTGAAATGGATTAAGATATGTTTTGAGTATCATGCCCACTGTGCCCCATGCCGTGCCCACACTTTCTGGGTCTCTGTTCTATCAGGCCTGTGTTGAGGGTCTCTTAGGCCTAGTGGTTTCTCCCCTAAGTAGGAAGGAGGAGGGATTCATTCTCCTGAGTTTGAATAATATATTCAAACTGTGTGCGAGGTAGCATATTAAGTGCTCTGTGTGTAttgtcatttaatctttacaactctGCGAGGTGGACACTGTGTTATTTCCATATCTCCTTCTTACAGGTGAACTTTTCAGGATACCCACAGACCTTCCCTACTCTCTAGGGTCGTGAATGGAATGGCCATCTCCCTGTAGTCAATGCACGAGCTGCTTGAGGGAGGAACTGGGGCTCTGGTCACCATCTGATCACCTGCTTCCTGAATGAACAGAGAGGGTGTTTTCTTCATGAGACAGAACCCAGGGGTTTAAGAGTTATCAGCCCATTTACTATCTGTTGAGCCCATACTTTGTGCCAGGTGTTGTGCAGGATGCAGTGGTGACCAAAGCAAACATCTCTGTCCATTTGGAGCTTGATTCTAGTGGGAGAGGCAGGCAGTAATAATCTTTAAGATGCCATGTATGATAACTGATAGGAAGAAAAAGCAAGCAGAGTAAAGGTCAGGTAGCCAGAGAAGGCCCTTCTGAGGAAGGAACATTCGGTCAGAGACCTGAGTGCAGTGGGGTGGGTGAGTCAAGCAATGTCCTCTGGACCCAGGCAGTGGGAACAGGAGATGCTCAAGGTTTAGAAGCTGCAAAGTGAGTTTGTTCTTGGGGAGGAAGAGCACGGGACCCAACATAGAGAAAGGTCAGAAAAGTCAGCAAAAGCCAAGCCCAATGGTGGTGATTCTGTTTGGGCTGCACATTAGAGTCACCTGAGGAACTTTAAAAAgccctatggggcttccctggtggcgcagtggttgagagatcgcctgccgatgcaggggacacgggtttgtgccccggtccgggaagatcccacatgccgcggagcggctaggcccgtgagccatggccgctgagcctgtgcgtccggagcctgtgctccgcaacgggagaggccacaacagtgagaggcctgcgtaccgcaaaaaaaataaataaataaaagccccaTGCCCAGGCCTCCACCCCAGACAATTTACATGAGAATCTAAGCCACAGCCCTGGGCAGGGATGAGACCCACCGATTTCTAGCTTTGGAAGCCGGAGAAAGGAATTTTGATTTCAGTTAGAATGTGACGGAAAACCTTTGAAGGGATTTGGGCAGGGGAATGATGAGAGCTGATTTGCTGTTTTGCAAAGGTCAGTCACCAGCTGCTGTGTGGGCAGTAGACTGCAGAGGGAGTGGGAGACCAGAGGTCAACAACTCTTGGTGTAGGAGTTTGAAAACCATTCATTTTTAACAACTAAATTAGGACTAGCTATTCAGAGTTCTACATTTTCACCTCTAACACCATTAAAACGAATGAAGCCTTCATAGGGTGGGAATATAATGCACCTTTGCAAAAACTTTAGCAAAGTTCGTTATTGAATAGTTTACATCAAGTGACATCATTTTAAACCATCACTAATTTTCACACGAACGATTGTTTGATAATGCAGTTTTCTGAAAGTACTGCAGATCTGAAGCCATCACAGAAAAGTCAAATACTGAATCTGTTAGCACCAGGAGAGTTCTGTCTGCTTCAGACACTGTTTTGTGCTCAGTGAACAATGTTTGCTCTCTCCTGAAGTGATGAAAATAAAGTCTCTCtgaatgttttcttttcccttcaacTTCCCATCTTGTTGACAGGCCCTAAACTGCTATGATCAGTCGCCCATCCATAAAGGACAGTTTTGGGTTTTGCTCGTTTTTCCCCCCTGAGTTGGGAGAGACTTGTGCGTGCTTGGAAGCAGGGGGATCAGTTAGCAGGAAAGATGTGATGTCGAATGCCTCCCCTCTGTTTCGGGGTTGGCGCTTTTCTGCCACACACGAGGGCAGGAGTGGGAGGGCATGAAGAAGTTTCCAGGGCCCGGGGGACCCTACTGCCAcagtgcatgtacacacacagtgCACACTCTTCTTCAGACTAGTTAATATTGATAATAGAACAGATCCTGTGCATTTACTAACCAACCAAGAAAAGCAGAATATTGACAGTAAATCTACCTCTATCTGTGTTTTCCTCCCCTATCCTAACCCCATAACTTCTCTCTCCCAAAGCCTAATATCGTGAGTTTCGCATTTATCATTCTCTTGCCtcttttggggggcggggggggcgtgGATTACCACATACATCCACACCGCATAGCACCTCTTAGTTGTTGCTGGCCTTTATAAAGGGGTTATTGTGTTAGATGTGGTTTTCTAGGGCTTGCTTTTTCCCTTACCATGATTCTGAGATTTATGTCTCTGTTGTGTGGATCTGTTGATGCTTTTCGTTGTTGATCAGGAATCGTCCCTCTTTCGTTTGTCCATTCTGCTCATGGACGCTCAGGTTAGTCCGTGGTTCTGCTGCTGTGGACACACGTGGGCACCTCTCCTGGCGCCCACGCGCACACGTTTCTCTCCCGAGTGGAGGTCCTCGGCGTAGGAGTAACTTCTCAAGCTCCGTGGCCCCGTTGATGGTTCTTGTTTCTGTTTCCACCACAGGTTTCAGCCCCCGTGGGGGCGGCTTCAGTGGCCGAGGTGGCTTTGGTGACCGTGGCGGTCGCGGCGGAGGCCGTGGAGGCTTTGGCGGAGGCCGCGGAGGCTTTGGCGGAGGCCGTGGAGGCTTTGGCGAGGGCCGAGGCCGAGGCGGAGGCTTTAGGGGCCGTGGgcgaggagggggaggaagaggtgaTGGAGGGGGCTTTCCCTGGgcttggggggcggggagggaagcATGGTGGGGTCTCCCTCTCACTGCATCTCTGCCTTGTAGGTGGCGGGTTCCAGTCTGGTGGCAGCCGCGGTCGTGGtcggggaggaagaaaaggaaaccagtcGGGGAAGAATGTGATGGTCGAGCCTCATCGGCATGAGGGTGAGTGAGGAaggcagggaagcccctggggttaGGGGTGGGGTGTGGCCCGCCGGGGTGTTCACCCCTGCTCTGATCCCCTCACCCAGGTGTCTTCATTTGTCGAGGAAAGGAAGATGCACTGGTCACCAAGAATCTGGTCCCTGGAGAATCGGTTTATGGAGAGAAGAGAGTCTCGATTTCGGTGAGACCTGGGCGCCTGGCTAAGCCACCAGAGCCCCAAGCTGACGGTGTAACCGGCTGCCTGGTCTCCCTGTTCCCACCGTCTGTCCTCCACGTGACAGCCAGAGGATCATCTTAATCCATAAGTCAGATCATGCACCCCCTCCTCAGATACCTTCCGTGACGTCCCGCTGGCTTCAGGTTAAAGTCCCGAGTCCTCGGTGTGGCCTGGAAGGCCCTGCACATTCTAGCCCCGCCTCCCCACTGTCTCCACCCACTGTCCCCCTAACCTAGTGTCTTCCAGCCACAACGACAACcttgttgttccctctgcctggaacactctcctcccagccctgtgcATGGCTGGTTCCTTTTCATCACCAGCAGCTCTGGGCAGGTGTCACATTGTCTCTCTCACAAGGCCCCCTTGCACCACCCTGTCTATCAAAAGCTGCCCTCACCGCCTTTCTGCTGgctttcctgctgcctggaatgcACGTCCCCAGATAATTTGAGTGGCCCCTCAGCCTCAGGTCTGCTTCAGGTGTCTCCTCCTTGGCTCTTCCCTGGCCACCCTTTCTCATTTTCACCTGCCCTCGCCCTGCTCCCCATGCTTCAGATCTTCCTTCCTGGCTTGATCTTTTCTCCTTAGCCCCGTCACTAGCTATTATGCCATGTGTGTTAGTCAGTTCAGCGTATCCTCGCTCCTTGAGGGCGAGGCCTTTGTCCCCTTCACTGTGTTTCTCCAGTTCCTAAGCATAGGGGCACGGTCAGTGTCTATAGAATGAATGCATAGGTCTTGCCTTGCTGTTACCTGGGATgatcttgtttgtttattgtcccCGTCGCTGCCCCTGAGTCAGGAACCTCCACGAGAGGGCAGGCCCTGCCTCTGCCGTGGCCACAGATGTGTACCCACGTTCGTTTCTTGTACGATGACTGGGCGCCCCGTCGCTTTTGAGGGCCCAGGAGTTAAGAGCAGTGCGCTCTTACAGAAGAGCCTGGCACTGACTTCTGTCCCCATCTCTCCCGGCCCAGGAGGGAGATGACAAAATCGAGTACCGCGCCTGGAACCCCTTCCGTTCCAAGCTGGCGGCAGCAATCCTGGGCGGCGTGGACCAGATCCACATCAAGCCAGGGGCCAAGGTGCTCTACCTGGGGGCTGCCTCAGGCACCACCGTCTCTCACGTCTCTGATATCGTAGGCCCGGTGAGTAGACaggtgggggcaggaaggggtgggagggagggaaaggccaCCTCCTCTGCCAGCCTGGAGGTCAGAGGCCCTGGCCACGTCTCTGCACCGTGTGGCTTGGAGCCAGGCCCTTCCTGGTCACAGTGCCTGTGAGTGAAAGGAGCGGCTTGAACCACATCGTCTCCAAAGCCTCATTCAGCCTCACTCCTGAGTTCTCGGCCTGGAGGGAAGGGGCGTGGGTATTGGGGTGACCAGTGATAGAGGGGCCCGGAGCTGAGAGGACGTTTGATTTGATTGCCCtctttaaaaattgatacccCCCAAATCTGGTCTTCTGGTTTCTCTTGAAAGAACAGAAGACGTCAGTTTCTGGGCCTGTGTTTCTGTGTGGCTGGACAGGCTCCCTGCTGAGAGGGCACCCATGCATCTCACTTCATGACCCCTCACTCAGCTACAAGACTGTAGGCTGTGCAATTTAGTGGTTAAAAACCCCAGGCTCTGGTGCGGGCTCTTAACAGTGAAGTGGCTTTTAGCAAGTTActgtccctctctgagcctcagtttacccgTCTGGAAAATAGGGTCATTGTGAAGATAAATGAGTTAAATCCTGTAGAGTGCCAagagcagtgcctggcccatTGCAGATATTCTTAGCTGTGACGATGTCATCTCTGCGCCCTAGCTTCCTCATTTTAAGCCTGAATTGGGGGCCTGGGCTCTCAGATCAGGCAAAGCAGGATCGAATAACCCTTGgacctcagtttattcatctaaaATGATAACAAGTCATTAAATGGTAGGGTTTGGATTTGGGGATTTGAAGAGATGCATGCAGTATATGGGCCAAAGTAGGCACTCCGTACATGAGAACTAGTATCGTTTTTGTTcgattttgatttattttaggaCGGTCTGGTCTATGCAGTTGAATTCTCCCACCGTTCTGGCCGTGACCTCATTAACTTGGCCAAGAAGAGGACCAACATTATTCCTGTCATTGAAGATGCTCGGCACCCGCACAAATACCGCATGCTCATCGGTGAGGGGTCTGGGGTTGGCTCGGGTGGGGTAGGACAGGCCACTCCAGGTTTCCTGGAAGAGGCCTCCAGAGCCCTGATTTGGATGGAATTGGAGTGGATGAACAGGCCTCTTGAGTCTGCAGAAATGAAAAGGGTCGGGGGAGCCAGGTGAGGTTGTGGAGGTGGCAGTCCTGCTTCAGGGTCTGGGATGTCTGGAGGGCCAACCTCCTTTCCTCCaatctcctgcccctccccctaatCTCCCCCACCCCAGTACTTCCTGCCTCCCCGAAAAGTGTGGTACCTTTTATACTACCCCTGACTTATGCATAAAAGCCTGCTTTGACGGTCTTCATCAGCACCGTCTGGGGAGATCATAACCCAGAAAGCACAAACGGAGTATGGCCTGGCCCAGAGGGGCCCATTGTGAATGtaaataactttgttttaaaaacaaattcagaagCATAGTGTAAAAATGGAGTACATTATAAACCACCCCCAGAGGTAACCAGTATGAACAATCTGACGTCtgcttttcctgattttaaaaaagtcaGTTTTCATTGCaccatcttctcatttttttaagttttttattttattttatttattttttaaattactctgCCTCAAAAATACTACTTTGCATTCCCCCGGGTTTTTCTTTTCGTGAGTTTTTTCCCCTGTGCATTCATACCTTACCCTTTGTCCTGCAACTTGTTTTCATTTGACAATCCTGCAGACGCTCTTGCCTGTAAGTGCTCACCtttacttgtctttttgatgacgtGTCTGTCTCCCCCCCCCAGACCCGGGAGCGTCTCGAGGGCAGGGTCCGGGTCTGACTCGTCTCTCTGTCCCCCACGCCCGGCCCAGGGCTGGCCACAGAGTAGGTGGCAACATGGTTTAcaagaggaatgaatgaatggtgtgaCTGTGGGTTTTGGACCCATCTTGGGGGCACTCTGGAGGGAGGGGGATCaacagggggaagtgagactggaGGCAGGGAAGACTCTGCCAGGAACCTGCTGGTGTTGGGGTGCAGGCCCCATGGGAGGAGCTGGGAAATCCAGTGGATCCAGCTTTTAACCGCTACTTGTTTCTCCCTAGCAATGGTGGATGTGATCTTTGCTGACGTGGCCCAGCCAGACCAGACGCGGATTGTAGCCCTGAATGCCCACACCTTCCTGCGTAATGGAGGACACTTTGTGATTTCCATTAAGGTGCGGGGCTTAGAGGAGTCCTAAGATGGGGTGGCAGTATCTTCTCTATCTGTAACTGCCAAGCAGCCAGTCAAAACAAGGGGGCCTCCATCCCCCAATCCAGTCAGTCTATTCCCAGCTCCCTGTAAGCCACCCAATCAAATAGCACATAATGAAAAATGTCTACAAAAGTAAAAAGCTTAGAATTTAAAGAGGCCATAGACTGTAGCGATTAAGTGCATGATCGCTGAGTCTGAGTATCTTGAGTTTGAATTGCATCTTGCTGTGTGTctttgagcaagttacctaacctatATGCCTGTTTCTTCACTTGCAAAATAGCAATGTTAGTCCTATCTCTTTTAATGTTGATGTAAGGACTAAATGCCTCAATATGTATGGAGTGTTGAGAAGAGAACCTGGTGTAAACTAAATACCAGATAAATGCTGGATgcgttttaaaaaatgtttcattttgaaGTACAGAGGCCTCTCCATTGTCTTCAACCAGATTCACCATTGTTTTCTGCAGCCTTTGCTGCATTTGTTTTAGCATTCTCAGCTGCATTATTGCTATTGTTAAAGAAGaggaagtagaaaaaagaaaaacccggAGTGTAAGATTTAAACACTGGCTTTTAGAAAAATAGGGCGCTGTTGAAGGCTTCCTGTTCCAATCCAAACCAAATTGAAAATTTATCTAACGAAGTCTTTCCCCACATTCCCAAAGCCTAGTCTCCAATGAAAACAAATTCTACTGgtttaaagaaacacaaaaaaggGAAAGCAGCCCAAAGCCTTGCTGTGGACTTCAAATCCTCTTTCTTCTGCAGGCCAACTGCATTGACTCCACAGCCTCTGCAGAGGCCGTGTTTGCCTCTGAAGTGAAAAAGATGCAGCAGGAGAACATGAAGCCCCAGGAGCAGTTGACGCTAGAGCCATACGAAAGAGACCACGCTGTGGTCGTGGGTGTGTACAGGTGAGCAGGGGGTCCAGTCAATACTTGTTAGGAGTGCCCCACAGTGGTGATGAGCTCTGAGTCCCCTCATCTCTTTCCTCTCACAGGCCACCCCCCAAAGTGAAGAACTGAAGCCCAGCGCCATCAGGATCGCGAGAGACTGTGTTGCTACTGTTaactgtgtgtttttctattaAAAGACTCATCAGTCTCTCCCTTTGCCCCTGATTGCTTGGCGACCTCTATCAACAGGGCGCATGCGCCCTCGGTCAACTTGCGTGGTGGTGGGGGCGGGCGTTTTCATCCGGTCATACAGCGCATGCTCCTACCTTAGCTGCCTCCTGCGCAGCCGTAACGTGGATTTCGGCGCTTGGGCGGGGTTGGTTGCTTTCTGCGTGTAGATCCCGGTAAGCGCTTCTGAGCGCAGGCGCGGAGTGTTTCCCTGGGTCACGTGAGGGGGAAACAGGTTGGGGGGGGCGGGAGGCGGAgtccggggcggggggggccgGTTTGTTGTGGTCGCCATTTTGCTGGTTGCATTACTGGGTAATCGGGGCCCTGGCTCGCCGCGTCTGCCGGATATCTTCAGCCAGTGGGCAGGACTGAGCTCGGGCTTCCCGAGCAGTTTGAGTTCCCTTGCCCGCGCCCTCAGGTAACGACGCGGCTACGGGCGGGGCAGCACGCGCTCTCGGGAGGGGGGTAGTACGGGACCCGCCCTGCCCGCGTCGCCGCGAGATTTAGCATGAGGccgagggagaagaggaggggggTGGTGGGCAGGTGCAGGCCTTGCCTGGCTATTCTTAGTCGGATTCCTGGAAGGGGCCGAGCCCCGAGGTAGCAGTCTCGGGAGGGAGACTGGGAGGGGGTAGCCGGGCCTCGCTCCCGCTCTTTGTTTGGTCTCGGCTCCGCCGGCCGCATCCTCGTCGCCTAGCAACAGCTGTCCTGGGCTGTAATTGGTTGAGCTCTTGGCAGCAGTGGCCAATGGCAAGGTTGTTGCCATCGTAGGTGTGGACTGCCAAGCTCTGTCCGGCCCCGCCCGCCGGGGCTCCGCTGGCCCCGGCGGGCCTCCAGGGTGGGAGGCGGGACGCTGGGGTCCCCTGGGGCGGGTGGCTGACCGGGGCGGTGCTGGCGGGGCGAGGGTTAACCCGCCCCTCCCCCGTCCACCTGCTTTCCCCTTCCCCCGCGTGCCCTGGGCTGACCCTCgtcccctcctctccccgcccTTGGCGGGGCGGCGGCTGCTGTTGTCACCCACCGAGCCGCCTGTCCCGCTTGTCCTCCCCGCCGCGGGGCTTGCCGGGCCGGCCGGGCCGGGACAGGCGGCCGATTTCTCACCACAGACACCGCCGCCATGCTGGCCGCTCGCCCACCCCACTGGGGGCCCCACCGCGCCCCAGCCCCCCGTGGGCGCGCCAGCCCCGACCCgggtagggggtgggggctgggagagagggTCCTGGTGTGGGAGGGCTCCGAGGAAGAGATTGTTTTGTGGGGGAGCTCAAGAGAGAGGAGGGGTCGTGGAGTGGCAAGGCTTGGCATAGGGGAAGAGGATTGACATGGGAGAAGGCCCGTGGGGAGAGGATTTTGGTGTGATAGATGCTCTGGAAGGGGAGAACTCTGTGATATTTGGGGAATTTACCTATGGGGGCCTTCTAGGAATGGGCACAGTTGTGGATTGACCCTGGTGTAGAGGAGTGACTGGAGAAAGGGCCCTGACAGGAAAAAACGATTAGGGAGGGTGGGGGTAGGAGCCAGGGTAGGGGAGACAAGGACCATCCACTAAACCATGGGAAGGAATGCCTCCCCCTTGCTTCCATGAGAAGGAGTGGGCCTTGattgggggtgggcgggggcttgGAGTAATGTGGGGAAGGGCCCTGATGTGGCATGGGGGAACTGGAATATGGTTTGGGAAATTACGGAGGGGTGGTCCCCAGTGGGAGGAAATGATAGGGAAGAGGTCTTAGCACCAAATGGGGAGGGTCCCCTGGGAAGGGTGTGGTGGGTGAGAATGCCATAGGGTTAGGACCCTGTTATGAAGGGGTCCTCAGATAACCTTGGTGTGATCAGGAGGTCCCTGAGGATCCTGGTGGTTTGGAGGGGGCCCAGAAGACTCTCATATGGTTTAGGGAGATCTTAGAGTTCTCTGGATTGGGGCACCAACTGGGAAGGGTAGATCTTGAAGTG
Coding sequences within it:
- the FBL gene encoding rRNA 2'-O-methyltransferase fibrillarin → MKPGFSPRGGGFSGRGGFGDRGGRGGGRGGFGGGRGGFGGGRGGFGEGRGRGGGFRGRGRGGGGRGGGFQSGGSRGRGRGGRKGNQSGKNVMVEPHRHEGVFICRGKEDALVTKNLVPGESVYGEKRVSISEGDDKIEYRAWNPFRSKLAAAILGGVDQIHIKPGAKVLYLGAASGTTVSHVSDIVGPDGLVYAVEFSHRSGRDLINLAKKRTNIIPVIEDARHPHKYRMLIAMVDVIFADVAQPDQTRIVALNAHTFLRNGGHFVISIKANCIDSTASAEAVFASEVKKMQQENMKPQEQLTLEPYERDHAVVVGVYRPPPKVKN